A part of Sandaracinaceae bacterium genomic DNA contains:
- a CDS encoding adenosylcobinamide amidohydrolase, which translates to MFTSVVLHQQEELRITRSERVLVVETLVPHACLSYAPHHGGDTVTSVVANHAVQSSELTLEVDALELLRARQLAHVGRDGVAMMTACALQHAVVAEAREEDSLGPVRAVAVATTGLSNLLRVGDAPGALAPVDTINVIAWLSRPLMLGARLEALTIATEGRTLAVHAAGLPSRRSGGHATGTGTDCIALLTPLSVEGASAGSAYAGKHTAVGAVLGRAVHTAVAAGVASWVTRYGDDLRRAMLRHFGEGG; encoded by the coding sequence ATGTTCACGAGCGTCGTGTTGCACCAGCAGGAGGAGCTCCGCATCACCCGCAGCGAGCGCGTGCTGGTGGTGGAGACGCTGGTCCCACACGCGTGTCTATCGTACGCGCCGCACCACGGTGGGGACACCGTGACGTCGGTGGTGGCCAACCACGCCGTGCAGTCTTCGGAGCTGACGCTCGAGGTAGACGCACTCGAGCTACTACGGGCGCGCCAGCTCGCCCACGTGGGCCGCGACGGGGTGGCCATGATGACCGCGTGCGCGCTGCAGCACGCGGTTGTGGCGGAGGCGCGCGAAGAAGACTCGCTCGGCCCCGTGCGCGCCGTGGCGGTGGCCACCACCGGGCTCTCCAACCTGCTGCGTGTGGGCGACGCACCCGGCGCGCTGGCGCCGGTAGACACCATCAACGTGATCGCCTGGCTCTCGCGGCCGCTCATGCTCGGCGCTCGGCTCGAGGCGCTGACCATCGCCACCGAGGGGCGCACCCTGGCGGTGCATGCGGCGGGGCTGCCATCGCGGCGCAGCGGCGGGCACGCCACTGGCACGGGCACCGACTGCATCGCGCTGCTCACACCGCTCTCGGTGGAGGGCGCGAGCGCAGGCAGCGCGTACGCGGGCAAGCACACGGCCGTGGGCGCCGTGCTCGGTCGGGCGGTGCACACCGCCGTCGCGGCCGGGGTGGCGTCGTGGGTCACGCGCTACGGCGACGACCTGCGGCGCGCGATGCTGCGGCACTTCGGAGAGGGCGGCTGA
- the cobD gene encoding cobalamin biosynthesis protein CobD: MLVLALAIDGAFGELPNRLHPVAWFGALAARLRATLPLTPPAPALLGGVALVAAGMACVGVLLVTDTLLRERVPLLTDLAALFWLQASFAARALLTAGALVEQALVAGDLSLARARLGALCSRESAALSESELSGAAASSLAENLSDSVVAPLFYYALFGLGGALVFRVVNTLDAMVGYRGRYEWLGKPAARLDDLLGIVPARLSVGLLALAALALRAPVGRGLRVALRDAGNTPSPNGGFPMAMLAGVLGVRLEKADTYVLGAEGEPATTATLTAARRLVSLAALFAGLAALLLTLLGSPARGVWEPLGWPW; this comes from the coding sequence ATGCTGGTGCTCGCGCTGGCCATCGACGGTGCATTCGGCGAGCTGCCCAACCGGCTGCACCCGGTGGCGTGGTTCGGCGCGCTCGCTGCGCGGCTGCGGGCCACGTTGCCGCTTACCCCACCTGCACCGGCGCTCTTGGGGGGCGTCGCGTTGGTGGCTGCGGGCATGGCCTGCGTGGGCGTGCTGTTGGTCACGGACACCCTGCTGCGCGAGCGGGTGCCCTTGCTGACCGACCTGGCTGCGCTCTTCTGGTTGCAGGCCAGCTTCGCCGCGCGCGCCCTGCTCACCGCGGGCGCGCTCGTCGAACAGGCCCTCGTGGCGGGCGACCTTTCGCTGGCTCGCGCGCGGCTCGGGGCGCTCTGCAGCCGTGAGTCGGCCGCGCTGAGCGAGAGTGAGCTGTCGGGCGCGGCGGCCTCGTCGCTCGCCGAGAACCTCTCCGACAGCGTGGTGGCGCCGCTGTTCTACTACGCGCTCTTCGGCCTGGGCGGCGCGCTGGTGTTCCGCGTGGTCAACACGCTCGACGCGATGGTGGGCTATCGCGGGCGCTACGAGTGGCTGGGCAAGCCCGCGGCGAGGCTCGACGACCTGTTGGGCATCGTTCCGGCGCGCCTCTCCGTGGGGCTGCTCGCGCTCGCCGCCTTGGCGCTGCGCGCGCCCGTGGGCCGAGGCCTGCGCGTGGCCCTGCGCGACGCAGGCAACACCCCGAGCCCCAACGGCGGCTTCCCCATGGCCATGCTCGCGGGCGTGCTCGGCGTGCGGCTCGAGAAGGCAGACACCTACGTGCTCGGTGCCGAGGGCGAACCCGCCACCACCGCCACGCTCACGGCGGCGCGCCGGTTGGTGAGCCTCGCGGCCCTCTTCGCTGGCCTTGCTGCGTTGCTGCTCACGCTCCTCGGCAGCCCCGCGCGCGGCGTTTGGGAGCCACTCGGGTGGCCATGGTGA
- a CDS encoding histidinol-phosphate aminotransferase family protein, with protein MVNVLGHHGDTSAAQLRALGVDPARVLDLSVNVSPFGPSPRVLAAIREADVVAYPDRGATAAREALGASLDVEPGSLMLGNGAAELIWAAVRGLSRPGDTLLVAGPTFSEAEAAARAHGLSVVEVRACAEDAFAPPAAALARTLTQLRPALAYLCHPNNPTGQALPAGELHALIAGHPGTMFLVDHAFLSLSERHLDAGAPLPPNALALRSLTKDHALAGLRLAYALGAPATLAHVAAQQPPWTVSSLALAAACAAATEEAYIADVRARWLAQRRELEQLLAQQGIPHVPSLTVFGLVHVGDAERTRTRLLHDASILVRSAASFGLPEYIRVRASDQNARFVDALRALSPN; from the coding sequence ATGGTGAACGTGCTCGGGCACCACGGGGACACCAGCGCGGCCCAGCTGCGTGCTCTCGGCGTCGACCCGGCGCGCGTGCTCGACCTCTCGGTCAACGTCAGCCCGTTCGGCCCCAGCCCGCGCGTGCTGGCCGCCATTCGGGAAGCCGATGTGGTGGCCTACCCCGACCGCGGCGCCACGGCCGCGCGCGAGGCGCTCGGGGCCAGCCTGGATGTGGAGCCTGGCAGTCTGATGCTCGGCAACGGTGCGGCCGAGCTCATCTGGGCGGCCGTGCGTGGGCTCTCGCGCCCCGGTGACACACTGCTGGTCGCCGGACCCACCTTCTCCGAGGCCGAGGCCGCCGCCCGCGCGCACGGGCTCTCGGTGGTGGAGGTGCGTGCCTGCGCCGAAGACGCGTTCGCCCCTCCCGCTGCTGCGCTCGCACGCACCCTCACGCAGCTGCGCCCCGCCCTCGCGTACCTCTGCCATCCGAACAACCCCACGGGGCAGGCCCTCCCGGCAGGCGAGCTGCACGCGCTGATCGCCGGCCACCCGGGCACCATGTTCCTGGTCGACCACGCGTTCCTCTCGCTGTCCGAGCGGCACCTCGATGCCGGCGCGCCGCTGCCGCCCAACGCGCTCGCGCTGCGCTCGCTCACCAAGGACCATGCGCTCGCGGGCCTGCGGTTGGCCTACGCGCTCGGAGCCCCCGCCACCCTCGCGCACGTCGCCGCCCAGCAGCCGCCGTGGACCGTCTCGTCGCTGGCCCTCGCGGCGGCATGCGCGGCCGCCACCGAAGAAGCCTACATCGCGGACGTGCGCGCACGCTGGCTGGCGCAGCGCCGTGAGCTCGAGCAGCTCCTCGCGCAGCAAGGCATCCCGCACGTTCCCTCGCTCACGGTGTTCGGCCTCGTCCACGTGGGCGACGCCGAGCGCACGCGCACCCGCCTGCTCCACGATGCGAGCATCCTCGTGCGCAGCGCGGCATCCTTCGGGCTGCCCGAGTACATCCGCGTGCGGGCCAGCGACCAGAACGCACGCTTCGTAGACGCGTTGCGCGCGCTCTCGCCCAATTGA